TGTTTGtatttaattatcaatttttattggaAGTCTCCCAGATTCAGCCCTTGATGCAAGATAAGATACATTCtgttatttaaaagtaaaattaacaaaatcaaaatgtaatttttcaattgaacttataccccagtcccactaggccacgatcgcactacgatctgtgaaaaaaatgcaaattttgatgatcgtagtacgatcgtgtagatcccagaaaggtcgtatcacggttgtagtgaggtcttcaagatcgtgatgagcgtggttaactttgaacatgttcaaaacaatcgtggtgcggtcgtggcgaaaacggatcgtagtagaagcgtagtgagagcgcactaagatcgcaaaggtcgctgtaccatcgtagcgggagcgtagcgaaagcgtgcttctattcggagaaactgccctacgatctcattgcgacgttattacgacctcactacgaccatcacgttctcactgcgacctaactacgcttccactacgtcTATACCACGCtattcacgaccatagtacgattctatcacgcccttgccgtcctcatcacgctcttcttacgacctgactacgttcatactacgatcatcattttcattgtcattttcacattaaatatattaaatatctcaaggttttgtttgtctgtatgtaattgggACTTCTTGTTCATTTTGTCttacggctcaaccatgcttctcgttttcatatagatttaaccgttgattttcccgtttgtatggttttacactagtaattttggagaccctttatagcttgcagttgggtgtgagccaaggctccgtgttgatggtttactttaaaaaatagttACTTggcgatggagagttgtctcattggcactcataccacatcttcctatatctattggcaCATCtttgtcatctctgctatcgttcactaaaatatcgtcaatTCAGGTTTATAGAACAGCAATAGGTTTTAATTTACgtcggattggtcggtccgacataactacttgatcaagattcgttactatcagagctccctctgcaTCTAcgtcaacccctaccaccacgcccacgtgttctagtagattttggtggcatgattATTGTTTTCGAGAaaacgtattaatcagaaatagaaggaatggaactgtattcatatggaacacgatgttgacgttattgctacGAGCATAGAATAGATCGCGGTATAATCGTGGTTAGAACGTGCTTTCATCGCAgaagaagcgtggtaagatcgtgttgcaatcggataacttgtgggactggggctttactCATTAGAACGGCTGATATTTGTCAGAATTGAATTTTATCTAATTTTCATTCTATGTCTGCTCTAAAAAGATATGTGTGCGCCTAATTCGGTTCAGATCATAATAAGTTTTATGACAAACAGTACGGTGACCGAGTAaagaaaagtcgcttatttaaagagtttaatcgtcattcggactatacggctataaatcacagtattggtacatcaaatatttatcttaacattttgacttgtcgtcaaaaaatcgtacggtgcaatttttgtaaaatgggctttgaagtaCGTAAGTTAACTTAAACGAAAAATCGACTTAAAAAAGTTTTAAGGTctacattgtaaaataacgtcCGTGCTCTGATTTCTGTTATTACAacattgttgttacaccttattttaacgatttcaaataaattttagcAAAATTAATCCGTTATTGAagagtttatgtaaaaaaaaaatgaaactacaAATATTTTGCATTGAATAGAGTACGTTTTAATTCAATTTCATCGTTTTTAACGCAAAATGTACACtaattaacatttatatgatatgtCATACCTTTACTAATCAATAATATTAAATTCATCTATCTCAGAAGCACTAATTAAGCAATTCAAGCCAAACACAAGTCCTCACGCTCATATGACGGAGCTATTCGAAGCACATATACAGCCTCTTATAAATACATATAAGCAATGAGGGCTGTATCACTTACATTCAAATACTGGGATGTGTTCCTTGAAGCAGTAGACATTTTGCTGTCAAATGTTAGAACAGGACGAGAGGGAAATTGGTCACTTCCTTGCGATCGTCATCTCAAATGTAACCTTATGTTTTTTGTAACAAACCGTACTATTCACTAAAGGTGGAAACCAGTTTACATAGTCGATATGTTTCAACTTTCTGCGAATATTCGATCATCTTTTTTGGATAGCTACTTTTCTGAAAGACAGACTCCTGGACAATTAAACGGTCAAGGACCGACATGGCAAGATAAAAGTCTACGCTTGTTAGATGGACCCTTACTAGACATTTCCTAGAACATTAGTCGTGTAACGCTGAAAATGGCTGGAATTGCTGCAAATAATGCAAATTCACAACCGGAAACAAGACCAACAGCAATGAAGAGAGACGAAGAACATGTTATTGCTATTGTGAACCATCTGAATTATCCATGACTGATCCCTTTGATAATGAATCCCATCCTCCATGTCTTATCAATATCTCTTCTAGAAAAGGCATGATACAAGAGATATTCGAAATTCTTTGCTCACAGCTGTAGAGGAAGGATTGAACATGTCTAAACATTGTATCACTAGTTCACTTTCTTTAGGTCCTTCAAGGAGTTTTTATAGtccaatatcaaagtcaaaaCTAAAAACGTGAAAACATGACCACAAAAACAAACCTTAAATATAAATCGGGGGAAATACTTTTAGGTCACATACATTCATAACTTGTATTTAGACGTGCACTGAATGTGGCAAAATATAGAGATGATGTACCATAGAACATGTGCTGTCGCACCCTAAAGGTCCCATTCCAATTTCCCTTTTTCAAGATGACGGCACCATGATTTGTTGAAGTAATTAGAATCTGAAATTCCTTCAGCACTTTCCGTACCTTCCTTTGTACCATCCCTTCCAACTTACAGTTGGTAAGGCATTAGTTCAATGTATTGATGTTTAGAAAGGTAACCTAAAACATACGGTGACCTTGCAACATATTTCTATAGCGCAAACAGTAGCAGATGTTTTGACCGCTACGTCATGAACAACTATATAAAGTCTGTCGAAAGGGAACGCCGCACAAAGACTATAGCTTCCACCAAAGTGTATCAGATTATTTCTGACTACAAAACTTTCCCAAATCCCCTATGATTCCACCTGATGTGAGCTTTGCATAACCAGAACGTTTGTTAATTCCGAAATTGTCAAATTATACCGACGCTGTTAATGGCTGTCGTAATTTGTTAAGCACTCAAGAGGAGGTCCATTCTCGATATCTTAAACTTTGACACCAAGTTTAGAGAAATATGAAATAGTGGAAGAACAATCAAACGGACCTCTAATACAGATGTGATTGTGCTGTGCGTTCACTACTATAAATATATGACACATACGAGCGAGTTGTGGGTGCATGTGAGGAACATTAGCAGTTTAAAGGATGGGCGAAGACTTTCACCCATTCCCTAACTATGTGTCTGTCTTTCCCCaacaatttgtaaactattgACTGCTGTACATGCACTAGCCGGATGCGACATAACTGTCTCTGTTTGGAGTAGGTAAACAAACTGTCTACAAGACTTTGAAGGAAACGCACGACTATTTCGGTGGATGTTTTTAGAGTTTCGGTAATATTGACAAAGTTGAAGCCCTTGCTTAAGCTTGGGCATGGAAGTTAAATTCAAAGCTTTATGATCAGAAATATCTCTTTAAAACCACTCCATCATAGTAATTATCCAATGCACTTCAAGCTTGCCACCAGTAAAGATGCAAGTTTAGTCAGGTTTCCTCCCTGTGAGGCAAAAACTAAAAATTTGGAGCGCATTACACATTGCTAACCCCCTTATTTCGTCAATTTTACAATACGGTTGGCGAGATTTAAATAATTCATTACACCCCGTGTATTTTAATGGGCATATGTCAGCAGAATTCTTGCAGGATCTTGTGTTTTCATTGAAGGGAAAATGTCCATGTAAAAATGTCATGTGTTTGTTCACAACAAAACCCTACATGTCCGGTGCTTTACTCCTGTACAGGGTAAGAATGATATAGAAATCGCAAATCATGTTCCTTGACAGGTGAACCAGAAGATACTCCTGACATAATTCTGTTGTGAGGATCTCTTTGGTTGGAATTTTGAATTATAACTGTTTTCGTGGTATTGGGTGCTTTGAAGCTTTCATGAATTACATGAATGAGCTTATGCAGAATACGCCTCCATGATAGCCGGCTTcagttaaaataataatatttattatttattgatgagGTTGAATGTCAGCCGGTAAGGTAATTACTGTAACTTTATTAGAATATTTGCATAATAGATCAAGTGTTTGAAAAAAACCAATTTCCAGAATAAATCGATTTCCTAATTCATTTCTTTTCCATTTTCGAGATAATTCATTGTTTAATGATTTGAAAATAATGTCTGTATCTGAAATTTTACCTAAATTGTtgtatatatcttcaaatttcaaaattatggaaaaaaaaaaattaaaacaaaatttgatctttgactctattttatgcaaaactgttacctCATTTCTTTTTAACGACATCGTTATTTCAAAAGTACTCttttttccgaatccaatgatatataatatagctatatacatgtagtatgtttgacgattaaatctaaaaaaaacattgggtctggtcaccgtacttTAAGTGAATTAAAGAGCTGACATGCCACTTTGACTGGTAAAATTATTCAAAGACTTTGCATAAGCTTTCAAACCAAATAAAATTTcttggttttttgttgttgttgcttttCAAATGCTATGAAACATGTTTCCATTACATTTTTAGTAATAAGCCGTTGGGGTATAGACATGGCTCATGattattgaaggccgtagggtgtctcattggcaatcataccacatcatcttttttatgtATTCTGATACATTCTCAATGTAAGGGTTTTTAAAACTTGCATATGATGGTTTTGGTTTATCCTCTAAAAATCATGGATTTGACTTTTAAATACATAATTTCATCTTCCAATTTTCACATGGCTAAATTATGAGAACATTCTGAAGTCCTGTTTCATATGTATAACTATATTTGTGGTAATAACATATATGTCAGTTTTTCAACGAAGGTATTGAGTAGAGGCCTGAGAAAGAACGCAAAACTACTTTTTTTTGTGGAATTATATCACGATCAGTTACTGAAACTGGTAATAATAATGTGATTATTATCCCTATATCATTATCTGCATGAGGTAGTTTGGTACATTGCTGTATATAAGTGTTTTGGAACCtaaattgtttttatgtttatcaGCCCAATATGTTCTCTATCTTAGTCACACGCTTCAACTGTCGAAAGATGATGTCATTTTGGTAGTAATGAGCAACTCCACTGCCAATTTAAGCATCTGCAAATACAATGATATCAACTaaatttaaatgttattaaaattCAGATTTACAAAATAAAGCTAATTTATTACTTTACCATTTTACAAAAACAGAGAAAATAATCTGCTTATTTCATGCCCTTTTTAGatatatttctattcattttACTACTTATATTTAGATTCGTCTTTAATCCTTGACAGAATGATTtcacaattttagattttaaagaaaaactaaaaaaaaatctttcttttaagAAATGAGCTCTTCAACGCAGGCTttgatattattaaaattcatttacctCCAGACAAATGCAGCTAATGCTGATCCAACTATAGGTCCTACCCAGTAAACATAATGATGTTCCCATACGTCTTTCGTGAAAACTGACATACAAACAGCAGGCCCAAAGCTCCTTGCTGGGTTCATTGATGCTCTGGTTATAAAGTCTCTACCAAATaaggaaaacatatttaaataaacGTCATGACATCAACTCAAACTTTGAAGATGACTTTTTGGTAGATTCATAGTATATTGCCATTTTGAATGAGACAATTGCAGTACACAATTGCAATAGATCTTTGTATAAATCTGCAAATAAGGAGACATATGTGCAACTGATTGATAAGATTGTTTATATGTATACAGTAAACTAAGTGATTTATTGtattttccaaacatttttaaacaattaccaaatatttttgttaaaacaatttttcaacttagccatttaaggggaggtcactcttatagtaaaaaaaaactaaacaggAATGATAAGGAAATTTGTTTACTTGGAGCAAAAAACAAGTTCCTTGCATcactttttatttccattttcttTAAGCATATCATAAAACCTATCTTCTGatattttatttccaaatcttatttcatagatttcttttacGGACAAAcatgtgttttgtcataaataaATTATGCGAATTGGGGCAATTTTGCACGACCTGTAGCTTAATAATAGCAAGGTGACCCATACTTCGTATTATATTCTAGAAAAGTACATTGTCAAATCTTCATTTTGGAAATTTTACGAAAATACTTTCTGAGGAAATATATACTGATGATCCACCTTAAATTATCTTTAATTAGTACATTATTGACTACTTGGACAcctatcattttcattttttaaagattacattttgCCTCGTTGATGACTTGCTTATTTTTGTCCTTTGGTTGTAACATCTGCTTTTATTTTTTGGATGTCGGTATATCAATTTGATGCTTGAACATTACATCTGCCACTTCTTTTAAGGCAAAATAAGGCCTTGCATTTTGACTCAATTAAAAACTTCCAAATGAGCTATAATTTGGATATTAAATAGATCTGTTTTATAAGTCTTGTGGTAAGCTAAAGAGATATTTATCACGCTGCAAACATTGTGGACATCATAATAGAATTTATGAccatacatagatataggaagatatggtatgagtgccacgagaaacacgtatgaactacattaACAGACGACACTACTGTACATCGtattcctaacttaggacaggtgcaaacatttgctgcgtggttaaacgttttaatggtaccaaacattctcctttttctgaaacaattgtataacatgtatatataaatttgtacattaaagggaaattccgcgattttttatttatcatcttattatgttcatctcaacataaaaaacacatttgcaaagttttaaattaatattccttctaataacggagaaaatcaaatatttgtaacttttttggttgaaaatctcgagtgggtcgtgacgtattagcccgatttgttgaattctgggaaaaaataaaatctttttaattcttatagcttatcgacaatttacgtaattaaaagcgcacatctgacgaatggtcgtagttattaaccacaatataagaatggacgaaaatgaatatgcgtataccgttttgtatttattgaattAAACTTCCTATATAAAACTATCTCTAGTAAATattttcgaataaatttcattaattattgttgagtttttattcataaaatatctattgaacaattttacttatattgaactgaaaatatttccgttctatttaccgttattatTTTggtaatcatttcaatgcaacttatgtgtgagcagagtgtgttaattattttgtaacggtcactgtatatttctcggcttcatgtcaattcgtttaccttgtagcaatttagccgcaggtgtgaattcaagcgtacacaggtatgagTGTTGTAATTTGGGATGGATGAACAGAGAGTGTGTGCCATATCTAATACATTAAGATTTAATACGCGATGACAATTAAAATGTATGaactaattgaaaataaaattcagattcgtattATAAATTCGGAAAGTTTACAGAatttaaattgaaacaattttTGATAACGTTTTATGCGGCAATATTCgtaaagattaaaataaacaGTCAAATAATTATAGTACTTTTaatcttaaaaaataattgttaaatttataattattaagGAGATACCATTGCACATGTGTTTAATTTACTTTACcgaaattattttatttgtattgaatcTGCCGATGTATAAATGCTAACAACTGCAAACAATCGcaaaacttattttaaagtttttattgaaaaaatataatagcacAATGCCTGctttttattttatcttcttTTACATAATTTAATACAACTCACAATCACTTAGACGAATTATTTGTGAACTGAATGCCAATAATCTTTAATCtcattaattataaattataaatctaagctatcaaaataagtgtttattccatcttgatttttttttacaaatggaTTAGAGAGCATAATTATACGACTAATTTCCCACAAATCCACTCTTACTCACTAATAGTTTCTTTTGATTTATCTCTTGTATGAGGTCTTGAATTGTCGTGTTTAAACACATGAAAATGAAAGGAAATAATTTCTATATTCTAATATAATTTAATACTCTAAACTAAAGGGTAGCTGTTATTAATTCCAAATATAGTAATTGTAGTACTTCAAAGCCTAGATGAGGAATGTATTGCTGACAATGACACCAAACATAAGACCAGTTCGACACATTGAAACAATGTTTACTTGTATACTTTTCCCGAGgtataagcgccattgaggaCGAGCTCCAGAGGTTCTTTCTAATGCACAAAGCAGATTAATATCGTACCGTTCGTTTGTTTGTGTTAGGAGAGGCCAATCACTTGAAAAGAAAACAGAATCACCCTACAAGCATAGTTGTCAACACTATCATAAAAGATTATACGAGTTTCTTATATACTATGTTCTagaaggtaaacggacagaaagtcacaggacaaaaagtcacaggacataaagtcacaaatttggtaggacaaaaagtcacaggacaaaaagtcacatataatctgttgacaattatttgaatatataagaaaaatatcttgaaatatttacttttttaatacatatattcatattaaagtgtaggaaatgtgtcattatacttgaaaaattaagatttatttaattttaatcatgcaaagggtATATTTCTTGGCacaatgaagccatttaagtgcaaAGCCACggtgacattttgtttttttaacaattatttgatcatctttaatatttttatgataaagtttgtttacaatgttggtttatatacaatagttataaaaaaatacaaaaatatttttgtggaaataagtgttttttattcaaagaaaatattcagaaaaaaataattgtgactttttgtctgtgactttttgtcctgtgactttctgtcctacgcAAAAATGGACATCAAACATAACggatttacactagtaatttttgggaccctttatatcttgctgttcggtatgagccaagctccgtgttgaaagccatACCTTGCTCATAATAGTTTTCAtcaataaattgttacttggagggaaagttttctcattgacactcataccacatcttcgtataatTATTAGTTGTCCTAGATATGccacttttttaaatttatatatttttatttttttacttttcaactTGAGTTAGGTCTCATGATAATTTGACCATTTTTAATGCAAAAGGTATACTATATATATGTGACATTTTATCCGTGACCTTTTCAGCATTTATAACTTGCAAGGCAAAATTTGTCTTTATGCATCAAGGCtttaatattttccactgaacaaaataaaactattacatacattaatttcttgtaaaattataaaaagtgcTTTGCGTAATCTAAAGCTGTGCGCAAATGTATTGATAATGCACTCACACGTATAAATGCACCGATTACAACAAACTATCGAAGTAGCTTAGGGGTTCATAGAAATATTTTCCCCTttcaatgatttttaaattttatattcccattcaacaatttatttatcattataaagATAGGGAAATATACATATAATCtacaattaattaatattaacGTGACGATAAGCAGATAAGTGCTGCATTACTTTATATCTGCATTTTTTGCAATCGCCAAAAAAAGCGCCGTATTTGCGTCAAAAATGACTCCGCAATTAAGACTTATTTCTTATCCAAAAATTTACAAAGGTCATgtttataaattatgtttttttttttctaattacaaaaaaaaaaaaccaggtggACTTATGATTTCAAACAACGTTTATTAATTTTTTCAGGCACAGATATATACTGACCACCGGATGTTTATAACAACTGGTAGTTTAAGTTTTATACAATGAATGTTACCTGTGCACACCTGGTACTCAATAAGGAGGCCATGCAGGGACATGTATTACATAACTGTGTATTACAAATTTTTAGTCGACAGGATGTCACTGGAATACCTAACTGAATCTGTCGTTCTGACACGACCTCCATCAAAATTTTAACTAAGTCTGACATGCCAACATCAAGTCGCGGGGAAGCcgacaaatgtataaaaaaaatgtagcaaatagagaaaaaaaaaatcaattttacaaCATACTAGGGTCACACGTTTAACTGTTAAACGCAACATTATAAGTGTCCATTTTAAATCGATCCCGTATcaatttatattatgtaaatcttacttgattttttttaataaaacacatcatataaaagaaataacaatGAGATGTCCAATATTCCGAaatttacacatcaataacctggGAATATTTAATTTATACTATATCAACATATTAATTTATGTTCCAGCTAAAATATTTTTCCGTGTCAATATCACTGACAATAAAACAATATCGTATAAATTTAACAATCATTGTATCTTTTCATACATAACTATTCTTTATATATACcgtataactgacatataacctGATATACCAATACAACTAAAAAGGTATTAATCTTGTAActttattaatttaaaacactATCTATACTAAATACGAAACTTTTCTTTATATACACCAATGCACTTTGTATAAAACAGACATTCTAATGAATCTTTTCCGAGTCAGTGGCTGTTACAAAATACTGAAAATGCATTACTTGTAATTGAATCTTTATTTCCTtaccatcttttttttttcaatcaacgTGATCTCATCATATAAAGATTTGATAACATTATAGCTATCTATAACTGAAAGGTTATTCTGTTATTAAAATAGTATAATTACCATCAAATCTGTTTCGAAACAACTTTTCTCGAAATGGTCTTCACACACTAACTTGTGCTTGCTAAAGATGAAACTATTTGATGTAAGGTTAAGGTTGCACAACCATGCTTGATATAACTCTTTCTTTTTTGTGGGGTCTGGAAAACGATGAAGACTTTTGCCGTAACCTTGTCGGACAGAACAACCGTACACTTGACAAGACATTTTGACACTGAAGGACAACTGCACGGCATTCTCCGATTGATGACGGGAGATTTTAACGAACGGTCCGTTGAATCCCCGATTCGTTTGAAACTTTGCGGTTTTTGGATAAACCGTGATATCACATGACTTTTCACATCGGGGATGCCGGCAAGATGGCGTCATGTCAAAAACTGATAGTAAATTTCAGAAATCAATTTTGAACTCTTCAAATGGAgaataaaacttttatatttatgAGAATGGGATTTTTTATGCTTAAAGAACaacatatcatttttttattttttttgcgaagtttccctttaactaTGCCTAGTAGATACAGTTGCATATTCTCAATATGCTTTACCATATAATCTAACATAGCGTAAAAAATTGATAACTtagaaatcaaataattttagcAGACAGTCATTCATGATAGAGATAAATATATTGCTTACAAGCTTAATCTTCTGCATTTTTGAGGCTGTATATAATATGTCGTCTGTCGGAAAACatgtaattaagaaataaaaccctgtccaaagtcaggaacctgagGTTCAATGGTAGTCGTTTATTTATGTGGTTAAGtattttcgtttctcgtttttttagaaagataaaaccgttggttttcccatttgaatagttttacactagtacaACCGTACCTGACCtgtaatggttaacttttatgaATTGTGCCCTTGATAgcgagttgcctcattggcactcataccacattttcctttaTCTGCATATTTGTTCTTTAAGATATGTCTCTTCAATACAAGGGATATTTCAATTGCAATTTTGCTAAAAGatgatacatgtactttttttttcagtCTACATTATGTTTCGATgacaaaaatagaattttatattttttgtgctGAATAACATAAAtgaattttttcttatttttcaaatcaAGCTCAAatgttttgatcattgttgatagAAGTTTAACTAGTAGAACGGTATTTATTGTATACTCTGTTCAAAGTATATATACAGCAGTTCATTAATGCTAGATGGttataacaatttaacttacGCAGCATATATATTGGATTGGGCAATAAACCCAATTGCCAATGATGACAACAACCaattggttttctttttttccatTGTACACATAAGATAAGTAAGTACAAGGAAGAATGTTATCAATCCTTCACATAACAGAGCCCATCCAGGTTTAACATTCTCCCGTAACACGGTGATTCcattttcaaagaaatattcATTGTCAATATATGCAAAAGATGGTTGTACAGCCTacaatacaataaacaattaataataataaaaaaaatacaatgcttTAATCATACGTAGTAAAATGGACAATTATCTATGAACGTTATTTTGTCTCGTATCGAAAAAGTAACAAAAACGAAAGTtcttagtttgtgattagatcattTGATCAGAACAGTGGAAGTGGAATTGCCAGTTATAGTTcaatttggtatgcagttgcaaCAACATTTGTAACTCTCAACTACATAGAGATTATTTGTCACTACATACTCAGTCATACTATATTAACTTTCTTTAGTTTACTTGTAAAAGTGTATAATTCGTATGATTTAAGGGAAACTGCTATAGAAGGATCAACACTATTTGGTATGCAATTGacgttttatttaatatttgtctTTTACCCCCAGTGATTGCATAGCCCATCACCCCGTCACTGTTCATAGGGTGTTGGTGAGTCATGGTTCGTTGGATTAAAATGGTTTGCATAGTTAAATTATATGTTTGAATTATGATACAAAAATGTTAAGATGTGATACATATTAAATATATCAGCTATTTGTCGTAACTTTGGGAGGGGTAACTTTGTCATCAATCAACAGTTAATGACGATTGGTTTATTTTTGTAACCATAGTTATCCGGTAAAAATGAGAGTTTTGAATagtaaatcaaaaacaattttctaatgattttctaacattgaATGAAAATTCA
This genomic window from Mytilus galloprovincialis chromosome 9, xbMytGall1.hap1.1, whole genome shotgun sequence contains:
- the LOC143045082 gene encoding aquaporin AQPAn.G-like; translation: MSNRIQISNPEFDNADQRHTANEVRVDKGNDSSRPRTRKDDEPVISDHIDEWNLYQALFVEFLGTTIYVFIATIPYYDTSAPGMALIALIACFGKISGGHFNPAVTIGISLCGRLSLKATILYPVVQMVGGLLGAALTRAVQPSFAYIDNEYFFENGITVLRENVKPGWALLCEGLITFFLVLTYLMCTMEKKKTNWLLSSLAIGFIAQSNIYAADFITRASMNPARSFGPAVCMSVFTKDVWEHHYVYWVGPIVGSALAAFVWRCLNWQWSCSLLPK